One Streptomyces sp. V4I8 genomic window carries:
- the rpmD gene encoding 50S ribosomal protein L30 — protein MAQLKITQTKSYIGSKQNHRDTLRSLGLKGINTQVVKEDRPEFRGMVHTVRHLVTVEEVD, from the coding sequence ATGGCGCAGCTCAAGATCACGCAGACGAAGTCGTACATCGGCAGCAAGCAGAACCACCGTGACACCCTGCGCTCCCTTGGTCTCAAGGGCATCAACACGCAGGTCGTCAAGGAGGACCGCCCCGAGTTCCGCGGCATGGTGCACACCGTCCGCCACCTCGTGACGGTCGAGGAGGTCGACTGA
- the rplO gene encoding 50S ribosomal protein L15, producing MAENNPLKIHNLRPAPGAKTAKTRVGRGEASKGKTAGRGTKGTKARYQVPERFEGGQMPLHMRLPKLKGFKNPFKTEFQVVNLDKLAALYPEGGEVTVEGLVAKGAVRKNSLVKVLGQGEISVALQVTVDAVSGSAKEKITAAGGTVTELV from the coding sequence ATGGCGGAGAACAACCCGCTCAAGATCCACAACCTCCGTCCCGCCCCGGGCGCCAAGACCGCCAAGACCCGTGTGGGTCGTGGTGAGGCGTCGAAGGGTAAGACGGCCGGTCGTGGTACCAAGGGTACGAAGGCCCGTTACCAGGTTCCGGAGCGCTTCGAGGGTGGCCAGATGCCCCTCCACATGCGTCTTCCGAAGCTGAAGGGCTTCAAGAACCCGTTCAAGACCGAGTTCCAGGTCGTGAACCTCGACAAGCTGGCGGCGCTGTACCCCGAGGGTGGCGAGGTCACCGTCGAGGGCCTGGTCGCCAAGGGTGCCGTTCGCAAGAACAGCCTCGTCAAGGTCCTCGGCCAGGGCGAGATCTCCGTGGCGCTGCAGGTGACGGTCGATGCCGTCTCCGGCTCCGCCAAGGAGAAGATCACCGCCGCCGGCGGCACCGTCACCGAGCTCGTCTGA
- the secY gene encoding preprotein translocase subunit SecY: MLTAFARAFKTPDLRKKLLFTFGIIVIYRVGTHIPIPGVDYKAVQVCIDQASTNTGLFGLVNMFSGGALLQITIFALGIMPYITASIILQLLTVVIPRLEALKKEGQAGTAKITQYTRYLTVALAILQGTGLVATARSGALFQRCQVANQIVPDQSIFTTVVMVITMTAGTATVMWLGELITDRGIGNGMSILMFISIAATFPSALWAIKQEGSLADGWIEFGTVVAVGLVMIGLVVFVEQAQRRIPVQYAKRMIGRRSYGGTSTYIPLKVNQAGIIPVIFASSLLYIPALIAQFSGGTSGWKTWIERNLAQTDAPMHIVLYFFLIIFFAFFYVAISFNPEEVADNMKKYGGFIPGIRAGRPTAEYLSYVLNRITWPGSLYLGLIALVPTMALAGFGANQNFPFGGTSILIIVGVGLETVKQIESQLQQRNYEGFLR; encoded by the coding sequence GTGCTCACCGCGTTCGCCCGGGCGTTCAAGACGCCCGACCTGCGCAAGAAGCTGCTCTTCACGTTCGGCATCATCGTGATCTACCGGGTCGGTACGCATATCCCGATCCCCGGCGTCGACTACAAGGCCGTCCAGGTCTGTATCGATCAGGCGAGCACCAACACGGGCCTTTTCGGTCTGGTCAACATGTTCAGCGGTGGCGCCCTGCTTCAGATCACGATCTTCGCGCTCGGCATCATGCCGTACATCACGGCGAGCATCATCCTTCAGCTGCTGACCGTCGTGATCCCGCGCCTGGAAGCCCTCAAGAAGGAGGGTCAGGCGGGTACGGCCAAGATCACGCAGTACACGCGCTATCTGACCGTGGCGCTCGCCATCCTGCAGGGCACCGGCCTGGTGGCCACCGCCCGCAGTGGCGCGCTCTTCCAGCGCTGCCAGGTCGCCAACCAGATCGTGCCGGACCAGTCGATCTTCACCACCGTCGTGATGGTCATCACCATGACCGCCGGTACGGCCACCGTCATGTGGCTCGGTGAGCTCATCACCGACCGCGGCATCGGCAACGGCATGTCGATCCTGATGTTCATCTCGATCGCCGCGACCTTCCCGTCCGCGCTGTGGGCCATCAAGCAGGAGGGCTCGCTGGCCGACGGCTGGATCGAGTTCGGCACCGTGGTCGCCGTCGGTCTCGTGATGATCGGCCTGGTGGTCTTCGTCGAGCAGGCTCAGCGCCGTATTCCGGTCCAGTACGCGAAGCGGATGATCGGCCGCCGGTCCTACGGCGGCACATCGACCTACATTCCGCTGAAGGTCAACCAGGCGGGCATCATCCCTGTGATCTTTGCCTCGTCACTGCTCTACATCCCGGCACTGATCGCGCAGTTCTCCGGTGGAACTTCCGGCTGGAAGACCTGGATCGAGCGGAACCTTGCGCAGACGGACGCTCCGATGCACATCGTCCTCTACTTCTTCCTGATCATTTTCTTCGCGTTCTTCTACGTGGCCATCTCGTTCAACCCCGAGGAAGTCGCGGACAACATGAAGAAGTATGGTGGCTTCATCCCGGGCATCCGGGCTGGCCGACCGACCGCTGAGTACCTTTCGTACGTGCTCAACCGGATCACCTGGCCGGGCTCGCTGTACTTGGGTCTGATCGCTCTCGTGCCGACGATGGCGTTGGCTGGTTTCGGGGCAAACCAGAACTTCCCGTTCGGCGGGACCAGCATCCTGATCATCGTGGGTGTCGGTCTCGAGACGGTGAAGCAGATCGAGAGCCAGCTCCAGCAGCGCAATTACGAAGGGTTCCTCCGCTAA
- a CDS encoding adenylate kinase yields the protein MRIVLVGPPGAGKGTQAAFLAKNLSIPHISTGDLFRANISQQTELGKLAKSYMDAGNLVPDEVTIGMAKDRMEQPDAEGGFLLDGFPRNVSQAEALDEMLQSESMKLDAVLDLEVPEEEVVKRIAGRRICRKDSSHVFHVTYSQPKQQGVCDACGGELYQRDDDSEETVRTRLEVYHTQTEPIIDYYKSQGLVVTISALGKVEEVTARAMEALQRDEDGK from the coding sequence ATGCGTATCGTCCTCGTCGGGCCGCCGGGTGCCGGTAAGGGAACGCAGGCCGCGTTCCTCGCCAAGAACCTGTCGATCCCGCACATCTCCACGGGCGACCTGTTCCGGGCCAACATCAGCCAGCAGACGGAGCTCGGGAAACTCGCGAAGTCCTACATGGACGCGGGCAACCTGGTGCCTGACGAGGTCACCATCGGGATGGCCAAGGACCGCATGGAGCAGCCGGACGCCGAGGGTGGCTTCCTGCTGGACGGCTTCCCGCGCAACGTGTCCCAGGCCGAGGCGCTCGACGAGATGCTCCAGTCCGAGAGCATGAAGCTGGACGCGGTGCTGGACCTCGAGGTCCCCGAGGAAGAGGTCGTCAAGCGGATCGCCGGGCGGCGGATCTGCCGCAAGGACTCCAGCCACGTCTTCCACGTCACCTACAGCCAGCCGAAGCAGCAGGGTGTCTGCGACGCCTGCGGCGGCGAGCTGTACCAGCGGGACGACGACTCCGAGGAAACCGTCCGCACGCGGCTGGAGGTCTACCACACGCAGACCGAGCCGATCATCGACTACTACAAGTCCCAGGGGCTGGTCGTCACCATCTCCGCGCTGGGCAAGGTCGAAGAGGTCACGGCACGCGCCATGGAGGCGCTTCAGCGTGACGAGGACGGCAAGTAG
- the map gene encoding type I methionyl aminopeptidase — protein MVQIKSPEQIAKMREAGLVVAAIHAATREAAVPGASTKDLDEVARKVLAEHGAKSNFLGYGGFPATICTSVNEVVVHGIPSEDVVLNDGDIISIDCGAIIDGWHGDAAYTAFVGSGHAPELIELSRVTEESMWAGIAAMKQGNRLVDVSRAIETYIRRQPKPGGGKYGIVEDYGGHGIGTEMHMDPHLLNYVDRRRGKGPKLVPGFCLAIEPMVSLGTPKTEVLSDDWTVITTDGTWSSHWEHSVALTEEGPLVLTSPDGGKAKLAELGIVAAPDPLG, from the coding sequence ATGGTGCAGATCAAGTCCCCCGAGCAGATCGCCAAGATGCGTGAGGCGGGCCTGGTCGTCGCCGCCATTCACGCGGCCACGCGTGAGGCCGCGGTGCCCGGGGCCAGCACCAAGGATCTGGACGAGGTCGCGCGCAAGGTGCTCGCGGAGCACGGCGCCAAGTCGAACTTCCTCGGCTACGGCGGTTTCCCCGCGACGATCTGCACCTCCGTGAACGAGGTCGTCGTCCACGGCATCCCGTCCGAGGACGTCGTCCTCAACGACGGCGACATCATCTCCATCGACTGCGGCGCCATCATCGACGGCTGGCACGGCGATGCCGCCTACACCGCCTTCGTGGGTTCCGGTCACGCCCCGGAGCTGATCGAGCTCTCCCGGGTGACCGAGGAGTCGATGTGGGCCGGGATCGCGGCCATGAAGCAGGGCAACCGGCTGGTCGACGTCTCCCGTGCCATCGAGACGTACATCCGCCGGCAGCCGAAGCCCGGCGGCGGCAAGTACGGGATCGTCGAGGACTACGGCGGCCACGGCATCGGTACCGAGATGCACATGGACCCGCATCTGCTGAACTACGTCGACCGGCGGCGGGGGAAGGGGCCGAAGCTGGTCCCCGGGTTCTGCCTCGCGATCGAGCCGATGGTTTCGCTCGGCACGCCGAAGACCGAGGTCCTCTCGGACGACTGGACGGTCATCACCACGGACGGCACGTGGTCGTCGCACTGGGAGCACTCGGTGGCGTTGACCGAGGAGGGGCCGCTGGTGCTCACGTCTCCCGACGGGGGTAAGGCGAAGTTGGCGGAGCTGGGGATCGTTGCCGCGCCGGATCCTCTGGGCTGA
- the infA gene encoding translation initiation factor IF-1 — protein sequence MAKKQGAIEIEGTVVESLPNAMFKVELQNGHQVLAHISGKMRMHYIRILPDDRVVVELSPYDLTRGRIVYRYK from the coding sequence GTGGCCAAGAAGCAAGGTGCCATCGAGATCGAGGGCACTGTCGTCGAGTCTCTTCCGAACGCCATGTTCAAGGTCGAGCTCCAGAACGGCCACCAGGTCCTGGCACACATCAGCGGCAAGATGCGTATGCACTACATCCGCATCCTCCCTGACGACCGGGTCGTGGTGGAGCTGTCTCCGTACGACCTGACGCGTGGCCGGATCGTCTACCGGTACAAGTAG
- the rpmJ gene encoding 50S ribosomal protein L36, which produces MKVKPSVKKICDKCRVIRRHGRVMVICENPRHKQRQG; this is translated from the coding sequence ATGAAGGTCAAGCCGAGCGTCAAGAAGATCTGCGACAAGTGCAGGGTGATCCGCCGTCACGGTCGGGTCATGGTCATCTGCGAGAACCCGCGCCACAAGCAGCGCCAGGGCTGA
- the rpsM gene encoding 30S ribosomal protein S13 — protein MARVSGVDIPRDKRVEVALTYVFGIGRTLSQATLAATGVDPNTRVRDLSEEQLVAIREYVDNNIRTEGDLRREIQADIRRKVEIGCYQGLRHRRGLPVRGQRTSTNARTRKGPRRAIAGKKKPGKK, from the coding sequence ATGGCACGCGTTTCCGGTGTTGACATCCCGCGCGACAAGCGCGTGGAGGTCGCCCTCACCTACGTGTTCGGCATCGGCCGGACCCTCTCGCAGGCGACGCTGGCAGCGACCGGCGTCGACCCGAACACCCGCGTTCGCGACCTCTCCGAGGAGCAGCTCGTCGCGATCCGCGAGTACGTGGACAACAACATCAGGACCGAGGGTGACCTCCGTCGTGAGATCCAGGCCGACATCCGCCGCAAGGTCGAGATCGGTTGCTACCAGGGTCTGCGTCACCGTCGCGGTCTGCCCGTCCGCGGTCAGCGCACCAGTACCAACGCTCGTACCCGCAAGGGCCCGCGTCGCGCCATCGCCGGCAAGAAGAAGCCGGGCAAGAAGTAG
- the rpsK gene encoding 30S ribosomal protein S11, whose protein sequence is MPPKGRQGAAKKVRRKEKKNVAHGHAHIKSTFNNTIVSITDPSGNVISWASAGHVGFKGSRKSTPFAAQMAAESAARRAQEHGMRKVDVFVKGPGSGRETAIRSLQATGLEVGSIQDVTPTPHNGCRPPKRRRV, encoded by the coding sequence ATGCCCCCCAAGGGTCGTCAGGGCGCTGCCAAGAAGGTGCGCCGCAAGGAAAAGAAGAACGTCGCTCACGGCCACGCGCACATCAAGAGCACGTTCAACAACACGATCGTCTCCATCACGGACCCGTCCGGCAACGTGATCTCCTGGGCCTCCGCCGGCCACGTCGGCTTCAAGGGCTCCCGGAAGTCCACGCCGTTCGCCGCGCAGATGGCCGCCGAGTCGGCTGCCCGCCGCGCCCAGGAGCACGGCATGCGCAAGGTCGACGTGTTCGTGAAGGGCCCGGGTTCCGGTCGTGAGACCGCGATCCGTTCGCTCCAGGCCACGGGCCTCGAGGTCGGCTCCATCCAGGACGTCACCCCGACCCCGCACAACGGCTGCCGTCCGCCGAAGCGTCGTCGCGTCTGA
- a CDS encoding DNA-directed RNA polymerase subunit alpha, which yields MLIAQRPSLTEEVVDEFRSRFVIEPLEPGFGYTLGNSLRRTLLSSIPGAAVTSIRIDGVLHEFTTVPGVKEDVTDLILNIKQLVVSSEHDEPVVMYLRKQGPGLVTAADIAPPAGVEVHNPDLVLATLNGKGKLEMELTVERGRGYVSAVQNKQVGQEIGRIPVDSIYSPVLKVTYKVEATRVEQRTDFDKLIVDVETKQAMRPRDAMASAGKTLVELFGLARELNIDAEGIDMGPSPTDAALAADLALPIEELELTVRSYNCLKREGIHSVGELVARSEADLLDIRNFGAKSIDEVKAKLAGMGLALKDSPPGFDPTAAADAFGADDDADAGFVETEQY from the coding sequence ATGCTGATCGCTCAGCGTCCCTCGTTGACCGAAGAGGTCGTCGACGAGTTCCGCTCCCGGTTCGTGATCGAGCCGCTGGAGCCGGGCTTCGGCTACACCCTCGGCAACTCCCTGCGCCGGACCCTCCTGTCCTCGATCCCGGGTGCGGCGGTCACGTCCATCCGTATCGACGGTGTCCTGCACGAGTTCACCACCGTGCCGGGCGTCAAGGAGGACGTCACCGACCTGATCCTCAACATCAAGCAGCTGGTCGTCTCCTCGGAGCACGACGAGCCCGTCGTGATGTACCTGCGCAAGCAGGGCCCGGGTCTGGTCACCGCCGCCGACATCGCGCCCCCGGCCGGTGTCGAGGTGCACAACCCCGACCTCGTCCTCGCCACGCTCAACGGCAAGGGCAAGCTGGAGATGGAGCTGACGGTCGAGCGCGGCCGCGGTTACGTCTCCGCCGTGCAGAACAAGCAGGTCGGTCAGGAGATCGGGCGCATCCCGGTCGACTCGATCTACTCGCCGGTTCTCAAGGTCACGTACAAGGTCGAGGCCACGCGTGTCGAGCAGCGCACCGACTTCGACAAGCTGATCGTCGACGTCGAGACCAAGCAGGCCATGCGTCCGCGTGACGCCATGGCGTCGGCCGGTAAGACCCTGGTCGAACTGTTCGGTCTGGCCCGCGAGCTCAACATCGACGCCGAGGGCATCGACATGGGCCCGTCCCCCACGGACGCCGCCCTTGCCGCTGATCTGGCGCTGCCGATCGAGGAGCTGGAGCTCACCGTTCGGTCGTACAACTGCCTCAAGCGTGAGGGCATCCACTCCGTGGGTGAGCTCGTGGCGCGTTCCGAGGCCGACCTCCTCGACATTCGTAACTTCGGTGCGAAGTCCATCGACGAGGTCAAGGCGAAGCTGGCCGGCATGGGCCTGGCCCTGAAGGACAGCCCGCCCGGATTCGACCCGACCGCTGCCGCCGATGCCTTTGGTGCCGACGACGACGCGGACGCGGGCTTCGTGGAGACCGAGCAGTACTAA
- the rplQ gene encoding 50S ribosomal protein L17, with amino-acid sequence MPKPTKGARLGGSAAHEKLLLANLAKALFEHGRITTTEAKARRLRPYAERLVTKAKKGDLHNRRQVLQVITDKSVVHTLFTEIGPRYENRPGGYTRITKIGNRRGDNAPMAVIELVEALTVAQEATGEAEAATKRAAKDAEVAEVAEAKVDTAKAEDAAEAPAEESKDA; translated from the coding sequence ATGCCGAAGCCCACCAAGGGTGCCCGTCTGGGCGGCAGTGCCGCGCACGAGAAGCTGCTCCTCGCGAACCTCGCGAAGGCGCTCTTCGAGCACGGCCGCATCACCACCACCGAGGCGAAGGCCCGTCGTCTGCGGCCGTACGCCGAGCGTCTGGTCACCAAGGCGAAGAAGGGCGACCTTCACAACCGCCGTCAGGTGCTCCAGGTCATCACGGACAAGAGCGTCGTCCACACGCTCTTCACCGAGATCGGCCCGCGGTACGAGAACCGTCCGGGTGGTTACACCCGTATCACCAAGATCGGTAACCGCCGTGGCGACAACGCGCCCATGGCTGTCATCGAGCTGGTCGAGGCGCTGACGGTCGCGCAGGAGGCCACGGGTGAGGCCGAGGCGGCCACGAAGCGCGCCGCCAAGGACGCCGAGGTCGCTGAGGTTGCCGAGGCCAAGGTCGACACGGCCAAGGCTGAGGACGCCGCTGAGGCTCCGGCCGAGGAGTCGAAGGACGCGTAA
- the truA gene encoding tRNA pseudouridine(38-40) synthase TruA, producing the protein MSDEVAPGYVRVRLDLSYDGSEFSGWAKQAGGRRTVQGEIEDALRTVTRSGSTTYELTVAGRTDAGVHARGQVAHVDLPEAVWREHHEKLLKRLAGRLPKDVRVWALREAPSGFNARFSAVWRRYAYRVTDNPGGVDPLLRSHVLWHDWPLDVDAMNEAAGRLLGEHDFAAYCKKREGATTIRTLQELSLVRGDDGIITATVRADAFCHNMVRSLIGALLFVGDGHRPADWPGKVLAAGVRDSAVHVVRPHGLTLEEVGYPADELLAARSKEARNKRSLPGAAGCC; encoded by the coding sequence GTGAGTGATGAAGTAGCGCCTGGGTACGTCCGTGTACGCCTCGACCTGTCCTATGACGGGAGCGAGTTCTCCGGGTGGGCCAAGCAGGCCGGTGGGCGGCGGACCGTGCAGGGGGAGATCGAGGATGCGCTGCGGACCGTCACGCGGTCGGGGAGCACGACGTACGAACTGACCGTGGCGGGGCGTACGGATGCCGGTGTGCATGCGCGGGGGCAGGTCGCGCATGTCGATCTGCCGGAGGCGGTGTGGCGCGAGCATCACGAGAAGCTGCTCAAGCGGCTCGCCGGGCGGCTGCCCAAGGATGTGCGGGTGTGGGCGCTCAGGGAGGCGCCCAGTGGGTTCAACGCGCGGTTCTCGGCCGTCTGGCGGCGGTACGCGTATCGCGTCACCGACAATCCCGGGGGCGTCGACCCGCTGCTGCGCAGTCATGTTCTGTGGCACGACTGGCCCCTCGACGTCGACGCCATGAACGAGGCCGCCGGGCGGCTCCTCGGTGAGCACGACTTCGCTGCCTACTGCAAGAAGCGCGAGGGGGCCACGACCATCCGTACGTTGCAGGAGCTGAGCCTGGTGCGGGGGGACGACGGGATCATCACCGCCACCGTTCGCGCCGACGCCTTCTGCCACAACATGGTGCGCTCGCTCATCGGGGCGTTGTTGTTCGTCGGGGACGGACATCGGCCCGCGGACTGGCCCGGCAAGGTGCTCGCCGCCGGGGTCAGGGACTCGGCCGTGCATGTCGTACGGCCCCATGGGCTGACCCTCGAAGAAGTCGGTTATCCGGCCGACGAGTTGCTGGCCGCGCGGAGCAAGGAGGCGCGGAACAAGCGGTCGTTGCCGGGCGCCGCCGGGTGCTGCTAG
- a CDS encoding glycosyltransferase family 87 protein, translating to MSERKSDISGWLVRRATWHLWVALGAVLGALVAHTARVTSDGGMDNAIVVRAARVWWAGGSPYDDPHFLYLPSAVLAAAPQVLIPRGALGVLVPAVVTGCLVGGWVCALRLYGVPLRSRFAALGLLGLAAGFAPFAHLVLLGNWTATAVLALPLGLLLAGRGRWVAAGVVIGAAVALKPLLAPVGLLFVFAGRWRGLVVLVLVPVVASVGAALLMPDPVGFFTRTLPFLLRGGDSFVRLYEASPGAVLSRVGVPGVVAGGIGVVGAGVGVGCAWWRWRRGDGGVLRLAETAVMVMVSAFLVARPSYDHYLLVVVPLVVAGVPCAGAVGRGAWFWLVLVPQLPGVSWPYLEVVQRRAFRDAVTLCGVAVTLAVHCGRGGGVSSPPPPLPVPSSRGSAPSAPPGAPPQDPAGGSAPRPPASPTRHPTRSAERWASGGSEAPGVGE from the coding sequence GTGAGCGAGCGCAAAAGCGACATCTCCGGGTGGTTGGTACGACGGGCGACGTGGCATCTGTGGGTGGCGCTGGGGGCTGTTCTGGGTGCCCTTGTGGCGCATACGGCCCGGGTGACCTCGGACGGAGGGATGGACAACGCCATCGTCGTGCGGGCGGCACGGGTGTGGTGGGCCGGGGGTTCGCCGTATGACGACCCCCACTTCCTCTATTTGCCGAGCGCGGTGCTGGCGGCGGCTCCTCAGGTGCTGATTCCGCGGGGGGCGCTGGGCGTGCTGGTGCCCGCGGTGGTCACCGGGTGTCTGGTCGGGGGCTGGGTGTGTGCTCTTCGTCTCTACGGTGTCCCGCTGCGCAGCCGTTTCGCCGCGCTGGGGCTGCTCGGGCTCGCCGCCGGGTTCGCGCCGTTCGCTCACCTTGTTCTGTTGGGGAACTGGACGGCGACGGCGGTGCTCGCGCTGCCGTTGGGGTTGCTGCTGGCCGGGCGGGGGCGGTGGGTGGCGGCGGGGGTGGTGATCGGGGCGGCGGTCGCGCTGAAGCCGTTGCTGGCGCCGGTGGGGTTGTTGTTCGTGTTCGCGGGGCGGTGGCGGGGGCTGGTGGTGCTGGTCCTGGTGCCGGTGGTGGCGTCTGTGGGGGCGGCGTTGCTGATGCCGGATCCGGTGGGGTTCTTCACGCGGACCCTGCCGTTTCTGTTGCGCGGGGGCGACAGCTTTGTGCGGCTGTACGAGGCGTCGCCGGGTGCGGTGCTGTCTCGGGTGGGGGTGCCGGGGGTGGTGGCCGGGGGGATCGGGGTGGTGGGGGCGGGGGTGGGGGTGGGGTGTGCGTGGTGGCGTTGGCGTCGGGGGGACGGTGGGGTGCTGCGGCTCGCGGAGACCGCCGTGATGGTGATGGTCTCGGCGTTTCTGGTCGCCAGGCCTTCGTACGACCACTATCTGCTGGTTGTCGTGCCGCTGGTGGTGGCGGGGGTGCCGTGTGCGGGGGCGGTGGGGCGGGGGGCTTGGTTCTGGTTGGTGCTGGTGCCGCAGCTGCCCGGGGTGAGCTGGCCTTATCTGGAGGTGGTGCAGCGGCGGGCCTTCAGGGATGCGGTGACGTTGTGTGGTGTGGCGGTGACGTTGGCTGTGCACTGTGGTCGGGGCGGTGGGGTTTCCTCGCCCCCGCCGCCCCTACCCGTCCCGTCCTCCAGGGGCTCTGCCCCTTCGGCCCCGCCCGGGGCTCCGCCCCAGGACCCCGCCGGGGGCTCCGCCCCCAGACCCCCGGCCTCGCCCACCCGTCACCCGACTCGGTCGGCCGAAAGGTGGGCCTCGGGGGGATCGGAGGCGCCCGGGGTGGGGGAGTAG
- the rplM gene encoding 50S ribosomal protein L13 yields MRTYSPKPGDVTRQWHVIDAQDVVLGRLASTAASILRGKHKPIYAPHVDTGDFVIIINADKVHLSGNKRTQKMAYRHSGYPGGLRSVRYDELLDKNPEKAIEKAVKGMLPKNTLGRQMLSKLKVYKGDQHPHGAQQPQPYEITQVAQ; encoded by the coding sequence GTGCGTACGTACAGCCCCAAGCCCGGCGATGTGACGCGCCAGTGGCACGTCATTGACGCTCAGGACGTCGTCCTGGGTCGTCTCGCCAGCACCGCCGCCTCCATCCTGCGGGGCAAGCACAAGCCGATCTACGCGCCCCACGTCGACACCGGTGACTTCGTCATCATCATCAACGCCGACAAGGTGCACCTCTCCGGCAACAAGCGGACCCAGAAGATGGCGTACCGCCACTCCGGCTACCCGGGTGGTCTGCGCTCCGTCCGTTACGACGAGCTCCTCGACAAGAACCCCGAGAAGGCCATCGAGAAGGCCGTCAAGGGCATGCTCCCCAAGAACACGCTGGGCCGTCAGATGCTCTCGAAGCTGAAGGTCTACAAGGGTGACCAGCACCCGCACGGCGCGCAGCAGCCGCAGCCGTACGAGATCACCCAGGTCGCGCAGTAA
- the rpsI gene encoding 30S ribosomal protein S9, translated as MAETTAEQPLEELDIDSYTTESEVPVEGEYTSESLASRFGEPQPAAGLGRRKNAIARVRIVPGSGKWKINGRTLEDYFPNKVHQQEVNEPFKVLELEGRYDVVARIAGGGVSGQAGALRLGVARALNEADVDNNRGPLKKAGFLKRDDRAVERKKAGLKKARKAPQYSKR; from the coding sequence GTGGCCGAGACCACTGCCGAGCAGCCGCTCGAAGAGCTTGACATCGACAGCTACACCACCGAGTCCGAGGTTCCGGTGGAGGGTGAGTACACCTCCGAGTCCCTCGCCTCGCGTTTCGGTGAGCCCCAGCCCGCCGCCGGCCTGGGTCGTCGTAAGAACGCCATTGCCCGGGTTCGGATTGTTCCGGGTTCCGGCAAGTGGAAGATCAACGGGCGTACGCTCGAGGACTACTTCCCGAACAAGGTGCACCAGCAGGAGGTCAACGAGCCGTTCAAGGTTCTTGAGCTCGAGGGTCGCTACGACGTCGTCGCCCGCATCGCCGGTGGCGGTGTCTCCGGACAGGCCGGTGCGCTCCGTCTCGGTGTCGCCCGTGCGCTGAACGAGGCCGACGTCGACAACAACCGCGGCCCGCTGAAGAAGGCCGGCTTCCTCAAGCGCGACGACCGTGCGGTCGAGCGCAAGAAGGCCGGTCTGAAGAAGGCCCGCAAGGCTCCGCAGTACAGCAAGCGCTAA